AAGATACTTTTTTTCTTAAACTATAAAAATTTGAAGAATTTCCACATATAGAGTAAATACTTGATTCAAATGACTCTAAAGTATCACTATGAATATAAGTAATATCTATTATATTATCTTGTTTTAAAACAATATCATCATTTTTTGTTTTTCTATTTGTTTTACAAAGTTGTGAAGCAATAATATCACAATTATTTTGATTCATTCACACCTTCTTTTGCCAATTTATTTTGCAATGGATCAGAAAATTTATAACTGCCCTCTTTTAGTTCAAAAGGGAAATCTTTTAATGTTTCTTCTTTATACTTTTCTACAAAAGCATCATCATAAAACTTAAAACTTTGTGTTAACAAATCCAAATATTTTGAGGGAATATAACAGTTTTCATCTCCTTGCTTTGCTATTTTACTATCATTTGTAGTCATAAAAGCAATAACATCATCATCTAAATTGCAGCCTATAATATTCTGTTTTTTTATAATAACACTAGAGTAGTTTTTCTCTCTTAATTTTAATAGTTCAAACTCTTCATCACTTACTTTTACAACAACCCCATTTGCACTTGAACTTTCATCTATTTCAAGATTTAAAAAAACCCCATTTACATTTGCTTTGTCTTCAAAATCAATAAACTCTATTGAGTTCCAAACTTTCTTTACACCTTTAGCAGTTACAGGTATTAAATCTTCTTGTTTTAAAACTCTTTTAAACGATTTTTGTGCACTTTTTATATTTATTAAAGAACCAAAACCAAATAAATACATAAAAAAAACTCCTTGAATAACTAATTATATTCATTATATTTTACTTATCTTAAATTTACCAAAAATAAGCTAATATATTTTCTTATAATAATAATTACACATGAAAAAAAAGAATAGGTTTATATATGAAAGTAGTAACAGGAGTAGTAGGCAATGATATTCATGTAGTAGCAAACAGACTTATTGAAATATCACTACAAGCAAGAGGTTTTGAAGTATTTAATTTGGGAGTTAATACTTATCTTGAAGAGTTTATAGATGCAGTTATAGAAACAGATGCTAATATATTACTAATCTCATCACTAAATGGTGAAGCTGAGGGTTGGTGTAGAGAACTAAATATTCTAAAATCTAAATATAAGCAATTAAAAGATGTTGTTTTTATGCTAGGTGGAAACTTAGCAGTTGGAGAAGGAACAACACAAGAGATTGTGCCAAAGTTTAAAGATTATGGATTTGATTTAGTTTTTCACCAAGTTGATTTAAATACAGGCTTAGATGAATTAGAAAAATATATTAAGGCAAATAGATGAGTTTACTGCAAGAAGAGAGAGAAATAATAGTTCAAAATGAGTATGCAGATAGCTTTGATTTTCAAGAGATTGAAGAGTTTGTAAAAAATGCTAGCAAAAATCTATTTATTTCCCACAACTTTAAAAATAAAAATAAAATGCTAGTACAACCAAGAGGTGGTTTTCCAACTTATGAAAAACAGTTTGCATTAAATGAATTTTTTGTTAAAGCAAATGTTGATGTTTTACCTTTAACAATTGATTCAAATACAAGACTTAATGACTATGCAATGGCAAAAAAAATGTTAAGATTAAGTGAAGAAAATGAAGTTGATATGCTAAATGGCTATCCCCTTGTAAATCATGGATATAGAACTACAAGAAAAATGATTACTCATTTTGATAAACCAGTTAGTTTAAGACATGGAACACCAGATGCAAGGTTGTTAATTGAAACAGCTATTGCTTCAGGAATTTTTGAGATAGAAGGTGGTCCAATTACTTACCTTTTACCTTATTCAAAGAACTTTCCTTTAGATAAGGCTTTTTTATATTGGAAATATGTAGAAAGAGTATGTGCGAACTACTCAAAACTAAATGAACCAATAAATAGAGAATCTTTTGGTCCTTTAACAGCAACTTTAGTTCCACCATGTATTACTATTGTTATTCAACTTTTAGAGATGTTATTATCTTTAGAAGAAGGTGTTAAATCATTTTCAGTCTCTTTTTCTCAAACAGGTTCAGTAAATCAAGATATTGTAACAAGTGCTGTTTTGAAAAAAATGGCTAAATATTATGCAAAAGAAATTGATTGTGAAGATGCACAAATCAACCTTGTATATCATCAATGGATGGGAGCATTTCCATCAAATAAAGATTATTCAGAGTCACTTATAAATACATCAACTGTAATTGCAGCTTTAGTAAAAGCAGATAAAATCATCACAAAAACAAGAGATGAAGCTTTTGGTATTCCTACAAAAGAAGCAAATGCAAAAACTGTTGCAAATACACAATATACACTTAGAATACTACAAGGTTTACCAAATATTATAAATGAACAAGAAGAAGAGATTTTAACACAAGAAGTAAAAAGTATAATGGAAGCTGTTTTCAATGATAGTGCTGATACTTTATGGAGAAAAGTTTTTAACTCAATCAAAAATGGAACAATAGATGTACCCTTCTCTCCTCATATTATAAATAACAACGAAGTAGTAACAGTAAGAGATAAAGATAAAAACATAAGAATTATAAAAAGAGGTAATCTTCCTATTAGTGATAAGTGTTTTGAATATGAAAAATCAAAATGCAATTTAAATAAAGATGCTACATCAATAGTAAACGATATTATACATGATATAGGGATTATGCAATGAAAAATAAGTTATTAATAGATATAGGAAGTACCTATTTTAAAGTTAGTGATAACGAAAACTTACAACAACACTTTAGAGATTTCAACAAAGATATATTTGATGATTTAAAGTATAAATGTAATGAAATTTTAGAAAAATATAAAAAAGAGGATATTTATATTTGTTCTTCTGCAAATGGTGGTTTAAGTACACTTATTATTGGTACAAGTAATTCATTTTCATTGAAGTTTGCTACAAATATTGCATTTAATTCTGGTATTAATATAATAGATACAGTTTTATATCAAGATATAAAAACAACTTCAATTCCTAGTGATTTAATTGATGTAGTTATAATAGCAGGTGGTATTGATAGTGTTAGCAAGCTTTTTGATGAAGAGTTATTTAACTATTTAGAACAGATAAACTACTCTAATATTGTCTATGTAGGAAATAAAAATGACAGTGAAGAATTATCTAAAAAAATTGAAAACTTGGTTGTTTTACCAAATATTATCAATAATAAACTTCAAGTAAATGAAGATGAATTAAAAGAGTATTTAACAAACCTTTATCAAGCTGATATTATGGGAAAAGAGGATATCAAACACTTATATGATATTACATCAAATCAAATCTATCCAACTCCATATATTGTAAATAAAACTTTGCCAGTTATAAATAATATGTTAAAAGTTGCAGATCCTTTTATTTTAGTTGATATTGGAGGTGCGACAACAGATATTCATTATAGTACTACTTTAGTAAATGACAATATGATAAAAAATAACGAATATGATAGATTAGTGTTTAAAAAATTAGGTGTTTTTAAATCAAAAGAGTCTTTAATATTTGCAGCAAAAAACAATGAGTTTGTTTACGAACTATTAGCCAATATGAATGTTACAGAAAATATTTTTGAAGAACAAAGTGATAAAGCTATAAAAGTATTAATGAAATTAGCAATATTTTTAGTTTTATATAAAGTTTCAGAAGCCCATCCTCAATATGTTCATCTAAAACTAAATCTACTAAAATCAATCGTACTAACAGGTGGTATTACAAAAGTTTTAAAAGATGAAGAGGTTGAAGATATTGTAGGATTTTTTTATAAAAAAATCTTAAACTCACAAATAAAGCCAAATATTGTATTAGATAGCAATTATGAAATTTGGACTTTAGGTATAACACAAAAATAAGGAGATAAAATGTCTATAAATTGTATAAGAACACTTCTAGAAGATGCCAATATTTCTCATAAAGATAAAATTGCATTAGTACATAATGATAAAAAAATAACTTACGAAGAGTTGTTTAAAAGAGTGAATCAAGTAGCATTTTATCTAAAAGAGCTTGATTTACCTAAAGATAGTAGAATTGGTATTTATTCAACAAAATCGATTGATCAAGTAATAGCAATACTTGCAATTCTTTCAACTGATTATATTCTAGTTCCATTAACTAGACTTCTTCAACCTGAACAAGTTGAATATATAATAGATGATTGTGATATAAAATGTATTATTACAGATAAAGTAAAAATTGAAAAGATTCAAGAGAGTAACTTTAATGGACAAATCATCTCTTATGAAAGGACTGAGCACAATTTAGCTTCATTTGAAGAGATTTATAAATATTATAACAAACCTTATACTTGTGATGTAAATGGACATGATAACGCAGTTATTACTTACTCTTTTGGACTTACTGGAAAACCAAAAGGTATAGTAATTTCTCATAGAAATTTAATAGACTCAGCAAGAGTTGTATCTCAATATTTAAAATTAAAAGAAGAAGATGTAATCTCTGGAACTCTTATTTTTAATCTTGACTATGGATTAAATCAAATCTTTTGTTCTTTATATAAAAGAGCTACTCTAGCACTACATAGATTTATTTTAGCGGGTGATTTTTTCAATCACATCATAAAAGATAAAGTTACAGTATTACCTATAATGCCAATAAATATAACACAAATGTTTGATGAAGATGAATACAAACTTCCAAGTGCAGAATTACTTTCAAATATTAGAGTTATTACTTCATCAGGAGGAAATGTAACTGCTAAGATGTTAAAAGATTTAGATAAATACTTTCCTGATGCAAAGTTTTATTCAATGCATGGATTAACAGAAGCTTTTAGATCAACTTATTTAGAACCAGCACAGATTTGGATTCGACCAGATTCAATAGGAAAAGCAATTCCAGATGTTGAGTTATATGTTATAAATGAAGAAGGATATGAGTGCAAAACAAGAGAAATAGGAGAGCTTATTCATAGAGGTGGATATATCTATAAAGGATATTGGAATGCTCCTGTTGAGACAAAAGAGAGATTTAAATCAATTGATATTTTAAAAAATGTAATCAATCTTGAAGGACAGCTTTGTGATGAGATTGTTGTTGCAAGTGGTGATTATGTATATAAAGATGAAGAGGGTTACTTATACTTTGTTTCAAGACGAGATGATATGATAAAAACAAGAGGTTTTAGAGTAAGTCCATATGAAATAGAATCAGTTGTATCAAAAAATATTCCTCAAATTGAACAATGTGCAGTTTTTTCTATTGAAAATCAAGAGATTGAAGAAGAGATTGTATTAGTTTATTCAAGTAAAAATGAAATCCCAGTAAATGAGATTTTATTTGAGTTAAAAAATCATCTAGCATCATATATGATACCTAATAAAATTATTTATAATAGATCATTACCATTAGTTCCAAGTGATAAAAATAAGATAAATAAAGAGATATTAAAAGAAAATATTATGAATAATATTTAAATGAGTATAAAATACGCTTGTTTTCTTAAATTTGGTTTAATTTTTGATATAAATCAAAGCTTTAAAAGAATTGTTTATATAAAATACTTTAATTAAACAAAAAAGGATTGTAGAAATGAAAAAGATTTTGATTGCAACTTCGCTTTTCGCATGTGCATTATTTGCTTCTGATGGAGCAGCATTATATAAAAAGTGTGCAACTTGCCATGGGGCAAATGGTGAAAAAGTAGCTTTAGGTAAAAGTAAAGTAATTAAAGATATGTCTAAAGCAAATTTTATTGCAGCAATGAAAGGTTACAAAGATGGATCTTATGGTGGACCAATGAAAGGTCTAATGAAAGGTCAAGTGGCTTCTTTAAGTGATGCTGATATTGAAGCATTAGCTAATCATATCATAAAATAATTCTTTTATAAGGTAATAGCTTTTGCTATTATCTTATGAACTCAATTCTATCTCTCCCATTATTTTTTGCCAATAAAACACCCTCTTTTGCTTTTTGTATAAACCTATTTTTATCTATACAATTATCAAAAAATGAAACTCCCATACTTACAGTTACATCAATAGGTCTATTTGGATGAAAAACTCTTTGAAATTTTATTTCAGCTTGTAAAGATTTGAGATTTTCTAGTAAAAACTCTTTTTTACAAAAACAAAGTATTAAAAACTCTTTTGAATCATATCTATAAACTTCTCCATTTAAAATAGTTGCGTAATTTAATAGTTTTGTACCTAAATACTCTAATACTTTATCTGCATACTCATATCCAAATGTATCATTTATATTTTTAAATTTATCTATATTTATTAAAACTGCATTTAATAAATATGAATTTTCTTGTTCTTGAAATTTTGATAAGTCTTCTTGCATTTTTTTTATATTATATGTTTTTGTTAAAGCATCTTTATTTATACTCTCTTCTAAAATAGCTTTTTCTTTTAACAGTTGCTCAATTAAGGTGTCTTTATAATCATCTTCAATTTCAATATTTTTTTGTTCATAAATTTTGCCTAAGTCAAATATAAATTGATTAGATTTTGCACTATAATCAACTCTTTTACACTCTATTGCAATTGAGGGTTTATCTTCACCTAAGCCATTAGTTAATATAAGTTTATCAACTTGTTTAATAGTATAAGATATCTTATCATCTTTAATTATTGGTTCTATTAACTCTTTTTTCCAGTATTTTGATGCATCTTTTTTTAGTATTTTATCTTTTTTTAATAATATATCTTCAAATAAATTTTTATCTATAGAAATTTTAAACATAATCAAATCTTAGCAATAAAATACTTAATAAGTAAAATAAAGAAAATTAATCATAAGAAAAACAAATATTAAATTTTATCGTATTTTAATATTAGTTTTACTAATATACTAAAAATTAATTATAAGGAGTTCTTATATGAACTTAAGGGAAAAATTTACTCCAATGTGTTTTTTAGGAGCACTTGGCGCAGGTGGATTATCTGTATCATTTTTTATGTATTTAATGTTTCTAGTGCCGCACAAAGAGACTCCAATGCCTATTTTTGAACAAATTTTTCCAAAATTAATGGAAGGTTCATGGCTATCTTTTGTTATTGCTTTTTCTTTGGTATTTATCATAACTTTTGCTTTTTTACACTTTAAATTTCTTATTTGGAATACAAAACAGTTTTTAGAGTTTAAAAAAACAGATAAATATAAAAGTTTAATTTCATCAAATGGCGAAGTTTCTTTAATGACTATACCTTTAACATATGCAATGACTATTAATGTATGTTTTGTTTTAGGTGCTGTTTTTGTACCAAATTTATGGAGTATAGTTGAATATATGTTCCCATTTGCTTTGATTGGCTTTACAGTTGCTGGATATTTTGCTCTAAAAATATTTATTGATTATTTTAGTAGAATTATTACAAATGGTGATTTTGACTTTACAAAAAACAATAACTTATCACAAATGATTTCTATTTTTGCATTTGCAATGGTATCTGTAGGTTATGCAGCTCCTGGGGCTATGAGTAGTAACCTTACAATAAATGCAATTGGTATTTTTGGTTCACTGTTTTTTGCAGCTATTTCAATTTTATTATTAATATTAAAATTAACAATGGGATTTAAAAATATGTTTGAACAAGGTATTTCAGTTGAAGCATCTCCATCACTTTGGATAATTCTTCCAATTCTTACACTACTTGGTATTGCTATGATTAGAATTAGCTTTGGATTAGACCATCACTTTAATTCGCCACTTGCTAAATCTTCACTTTTTACATTAACAGCTGTAATAGTATCACTTCAAATTATTTTTGGTCTTTTAGGTTATAAAGTAATGAAACAAATTGGTTATTTTGAAAAATATATTGAAAGTGAAGACCGTTCACCTGTATCTTTTGCTCTTATTTGTCCAGGTGTTGCTTTTTTTGTATTTGGTATGTTTTTTATAAATTTTGGATTAACATTTAATGAAGTAGTTGATAAATACTCTATTGCATATTTTGTATTAATGTTGCCATTTATGTTTATACAATATAGAACTATAATATATTTCTTTAAACTAAAAAGAAAATTCAACTTTTAAAAACATAGCTTGTGTTACAATCTGCTAAATTATATTAGGAGATTGTAACAGCATGAATAAACTATTTAAAGCTATTTTTTTTCTACTTATTATTTTATTTTTTACAGCTTGCTCTAATAAAAATATAGAAATCCAAGATTTAAAAACTTACTCTCAAAATCCAAATGAGTATTTAAAAAATGAATCGTTTACATTTAAAAATCAAAGCTCTTATAATAAAAGGTTTTATAAAAACTATTTTTTAGTTTGGGATAATCCAAAAATTGAAATAAGTAAAAAAGATGCTTCATGGGGCTTTTTATACAAAAACAAACAAATATATTTACAAAATTATTCAAAAGCATCAAAACAGTGGTTTAATAATCAAATACAAAACTCTAACTTTAAAGAGTTTAAATCAAAGCTTCAAAAAGCAATTACTATAAAAAATAGTAATATAAGAGTATTTCCAACAAAACAAATGATGTTTTATAATCCATACAATGCAGGACAAGGCTTTCCTTTTGACTATAATCAAAACTCTTTTATCAAAATAAATACTCCAATTTTAGTATCTCACTTATCAAAAGACAAAGCATGGGCTTTTATAAAAACCTCTTCATATTTTGGTTGGATAGATATAAGAAATATTGCTTTTGTTGATGAATACTTTATTAAAAAGTTTAAAACAAACAATTATGCAGTTGCAATAAAAGATAAATTTAATATCTATAAAGACCATTTTATAGAAAATATACAATTAGGAACTATTTTTCCATATAAAAAAAATAAATTCTTCATTGCAGTAAAGGACAAAAACCAAAAAGCTTTTATAAAAACTATTAAAATAAATAAAAACTATATCTCTTTAAAACCTCTACAATTTAATAGCAAAAACCTTAGGAAAATTGCACAAGAACTTATCAAAGAGCAGTATGGTTGGGGTGGAATTTTGGGCTTTAGAGATTGTTCAAGTTTTACTCAAGATTTTTTCTCAAGTTTTGGAATATATCTTGATAGAAACTCAAAACAACAAATAAAAAATGGGAAATATTATAAAATAAAAAACTTTACCAGTGAAAATAAGAAAAAGTTTATTATAAAGCATGGAAAAGCTTTTAAAAGTTTAATATATCTAAAAGGACATATAATGCTTTATATTGGAAATATAAAAGGTGAACCTTTAGTAATGCATAATGTTTGGGGAGTCAAAACAAGAGTTTTTTTAAACAAAGAAGGAAGAAATATAATTGGAAAAAATATAATTAGTAGTTTAGAGTTTGGAAAAGAATTAGAGACTTATGAAAATATGAATACTGTTTTAGATAAAATAGAGGGTATTATTATTTTAGATGAAAGGTAAAAAATGATTGTATTTGTAAATGGAAAATATTTAAAAGATAATGAAGCAAATATAAATGTAAATGACAGAGGCTATCTTCTTGCAGATGGTGTATATGAAGGTTTTAGAGTATATAATGGAAAGATTTTTAAATTAAAAGAGCATAAACAAAGATTTCAAAGAAGTCTAAATGAATTAAAAATTTCACATACATTAACAGATGAAATAGAAACAATTTTTGAGAAGTTATTTGAAAAAAACTCTTACAAAAATAGTGATGAACTATTTTATTATATTCAAATTACAAGAGGCGTAGCTTTAAGAGACCATGCGTTTCCAAAAGAAAAAACAGAAATAGGAATTTATGCTTTTGTATCAAAAAAAGATTTAAATGAAAAAGCTTATAATGAAGGTTTAAAAGTTTGTACAGCACCTGATAATAGATGGGCAAGATGTGACATAAAATGTATCTCATTAACTGCAAACTGTCTTGCAAAACAAAATGCTATTGATGAGGGTTTTGATGATGCTTTGTTTGTTCATGATGGAGTAATAACTGAAGCTACTGCTTCTAATGTTTTTTTTGTAAAAGATAATATTATATATACTCATGCAGCAACAAATAGAATTTTAAGTGGTATAACAAGAAATTTTGTTATTGATTTATGCAATGAAAATGGTTTTAAACTTAAAGAGTTTCCTTTAACTATAGACAAACTAAAAAGTATTGATGAAGCTTTTTTAACAGGAACAACCCTTGAAGTTACACCAATAGTAAAAATCAATGATATCTCAATCAATAATCAAAAAATTGGAGAGATAACTAAAAAACTTCAATCGCTATTTAAAAACTATCTTCAAGAAAATTTTTACAAAAAGAGTTAATCTCTTTTTGTACTATTTTTCACACTTTCTTAAATAAATTAATCTATATACCATTGGAACATAATATAAATTTAATATTGTAGCCCATAAAATACCAAAACCTAATGCAACAGCCATTGGTTGAAGAATTAAAGCTTGTCCTGAAGCAAAGAAAATAAGAGAACTCAAACCTAAAACTGTAGTAATTGAAGTAAGTAAAATTGGTCTTAATCTTAATAAAGCTTGTTCTTCCATTTGTTTTAATGTTTTTGCTTTTTTAATAAAATCCATCATAATAATCCCATCATTTACAATAACTCCAGCAAGTCCCACTATACCTATAAGTCCTGGCATTGTAAGGTTTATTCCCATTATTACATGCCCTACTAATACACCTAAAATAGAAAGTGGAATAGTACTTATAATTATTAGTGGTTTAACCATAGAATCAAACATCCAAACAAGAGCTATAAAAATAAGAATAATCGCTATTAAAGCAGCTTCTGCCATCTCTTTTTGAACCTTTGAATTCTCTTCTTGTTCACCTTTTATATCTAGTTTTACTACACCTTTTAAACTATTTAAAACAGGTGTTAACTCTTCATATACATCAGAAGATGTAGTATCAGTAATAGAAGCTGTTACACTTGTAATTCTTTCATTATTTTCTTTAAATATTTGAGAGTATGCAGGTATTTTAACAAAACTTGCTACATCTTTTAAAAGTACCCTCTTCCCATCATTTAATACTATTTCAAAGCCATCTAAACTAGTTAATAAATCTTTATTTTTACTTTCAAAGACAACTTCAACAATACCTTTTTTATCAAACATTTTTGAGTATGCTGCTTTTGAATAAAAAGGTCTTAATTGATTAAGAATAGTCTCTTCATCAACTCCTATTTGCTGCCCATATCTATTTACCTTAAATTTTAATTCAAAATTTCCCAAAAGTGCATCATCTGCTATATTTGAGACTCCTTTTATTAAAGACAGCTTCTTTTTTAACTTATCTACTGCTTCATGAACTTTTTTATTTTCTCCTGATATTGCTATTTCAATATCATTTTTAACAATACCTGCTTTTGGAGTAAATATTTTTAACTCATCAAACTTTGAGGTATCTATATTTTTATCTATGATACTTTTAATCTTTTTTTCTAATCCTTGTGCGCTTGATTGTCTAATCATATTTGAATCATCATATTTTGGTGATAAATATGGATTTATATATTTATCAAAAAAGTTTTGTGGTGCTCTTTCATTTAAGTTTACAAAAAGTTGAAAATAAAACTCTTCATTTTGAGGTTGATTTTTTCCATCTAGTTTCATTCCAATAACAGAACTAATAGAACTTACTTCTGTGTCAAAATCTATACTATTAAGTAATAATTTCTCTATTTTTAAAACAGACTTTTCTGTTTGTTCTATTTTGTTTCCTACACCTACAGAACCACTTATATATACTTGTGTAGTATCAAATGATGGCATAAACTGGAATTTTAAGCTTTTAAATAAAATAAATGTTATTGAAAATATTACACTTATCATAATAACTAAAGTAAGATATTTACCTTTTAATAAAAAATCTAAAACTTTTGAATAGAGTTTTTTATTAAAATCCCATACTTTATGTGATCTCCTACTTTCATTGCTTACTTTTAAAATCTGCATAGAATGCAATGGTAAAAAGAAAAATGCTTCAAGTAAAGAAGACAATAATAGTATTGTTATCATAATAGGAAGTATTTGCATAAACTTTCCCGTCTCTCCACTCATAATAAGTATAGGTAAAAATGCAAAAATTGTAGTTGCAGTTGCAGTTAAAACAGCAGGAAACATCTCTAAAGCTCCATCTCGTGCAGCAGTAAATCTATCTTTACCCATTTCCATATGTCTATATATATTTTCTGCAACAACAATTGCTTCATCTACAAGCATTCCAAGGGCAATTAAAGCACCCAAAAGTGAAAGCATATTTAAGCTATAACCTAAATAATCTGCTCCAATTAAAGCAATCATAAAAGAAGTTGGAATACCAATTGCAATAACTATTGCAATTCTTACATTAATAAATAAAAGTAAAGCAATAAAAAGCAAAATCAAACCAAATAGTATATTAGAAACTACAGTATTAAGTCTATTTTTAATCCAAATAGAAGTATCAATGTAAGTATCAAACTCAATATCAGAATAAACTTCTTCATAATTTTTAGTAATTTGCTTTATCTTTTTTACTAATTCAATTGAGTCACCCTCAAAACCTTTATTTATTCCTATTGCAACATTTCTTTTGGCATTAAAATGAGATATATCATCTACGTCTGCAAGTTGAAACTCAACATTTGCAATATCTTTTAAATATAATTTTTTATTGCTTACTTTTAAAATA
The window above is part of the Malaciobacter marinus genome. Proteins encoded here:
- a CDS encoding efflux RND transporter permease subunit translates to MIQNLIEFALRKPVLNHMLLVFLLIISIFSYNNIPKEIFPPSSLDAVAITGSYSGASSDLLDKIAVEDIEDELLGISEAKKITSVIKNGFFTIKVDLKDGEDPNLVVDDVKDIIAQVKTNLPTDMDEPTVKTIEHTFPLITVSLYSKDGSKNKNQLLEIADDVKSTIMQLKDLSEVTVFSKTDKELLISFDENKIEALGLNKVEVINAVQKISSIFPVGIIKDTSRHYYLSTFNGQKDIKDIKNTILKVSNKKLYLKDIANVEFQLADVDDISHFNAKRNVAIGINKGFEGDSIELVKKIKQITKNYEEVYSDIEFDTYIDTSIWIKNRLNTVVSNILFGLILLFIALLLFINVRIAIVIAIGIPTSFMIALIGADYLGYSLNMLSLLGALIALGMLVDEAIVVAENIYRHMEMGKDRFTAARDGALEMFPAVLTATATTIFAFLPILIMSGETGKFMQILPIMITILLLSSLLEAFFFLPLHSMQILKVSNESRRSHKVWDFNKKLYSKVLDFLLKGKYLTLVIMISVIFSITFILFKSLKFQFMPSFDTTQVYISGSVGVGNKIEQTEKSVLKIEKLLLNSIDFDTEVSSISSVIGMKLDGKNQPQNEEFYFQLFVNLNERAPQNFFDKYINPYLSPKYDDSNMIRQSSAQGLEKKIKSIIDKNIDTSKFDELKIFTPKAGIVKNDIEIAISGENKKVHEAVDKLKKKLSLIKGVSNIADDALLGNFELKFKVNRYGQQIGVDEETILNQLRPFYSKAAYSKMFDKKGIVEVVFESKNKDLLTSLDGFEIVLNDGKRVLLKDVASFVKIPAYSQIFKENNERITSVTASITDTTSSDVYEELTPVLNSLKGVVKLDIKGEQEENSKVQKEMAEAALIAIILIFIALVWMFDSMVKPLIIISTIPLSILGVLVGHVIMGINLTMPGLIGIVGLAGVIVNDGIIMMDFIKKAKTLKQMEEQALLRLRPILLTSITTVLGLSSLIFFASGQALILQPMAVALGFGILWATILNLYYVPMVYRLIYLRKCEK
- a CDS encoding aminotransferase class IV gives rise to the protein MIVFVNGKYLKDNEANINVNDRGYLLADGVYEGFRVYNGKIFKLKEHKQRFQRSLNELKISHTLTDEIETIFEKLFEKNSYKNSDELFYYIQITRGVALRDHAFPKEKTEIGIYAFVSKKDLNEKAYNEGLKVCTAPDNRWARCDIKCISLTANCLAKQNAIDEGFDDALFVHDGVITEATASNVFFVKDNIIYTHAATNRILSGITRNFVIDLCNENGFKLKEFPLTIDKLKSIDEAFLTGTTLEVTPIVKINDISINNQKIGEITKKLQSLFKNYLQENFYKKS